A stretch of DNA from Salvia miltiorrhiza cultivar Shanhuang (shh) unplaced genomic scaffold, IMPLAD_Smil_shh original_scaffold_326, whole genome shotgun sequence:
ttaaaaggtgttgtgagagtaatgaattaattaaggaaaaataGTGGTGGACCATGATGTATTAAAATAGaaaggttcatgtttttgtgagataccccaaaatggaaaaacgttcatatttttgtgagacggagtgAGTAAATAAAAAGTtcttttatggacggagggagtattaaattggAGATTTGAGtcataaaatggaaaatagtAACCATTATTGatcatttttcaaaattaaccaaataaaaccaataaaagggtgattctattcacaatctccattttattttttatagccttcttatttaaatataggctaaaatttaaagtaaaattttaattattattttacatagtgactataaagagtaaaatggaggtgatgaatagaattaccccAATAAAATGTCACAAAATTTAAATGTGTACTTGTGAGCGGGCCAATTGAGGCCCATACATTATCACTTCTCGAAACCCAATCCAAACATCAAATCTTTTTTCTTTAGAATAATTAAAGCTCGAAATTGATAATCGCGTTCCGGCCAGCGTACAAACTATGCTGCGGAAAGTACTCCTCGCGCCGCCCTCAAATTTAACGGCAGCCGTTAACCTCTTAAGTTTCAGCCGTCGCTCCGACTCAGCTCTCCACTGCAGTATTAGGCGTTTCTCCTCCGATTCGCCGACGCAAACCCGAGTCACTGAGTTGCCTCGAGTCGACGCACTTGTAGACGGCTGCGACTACAAGCACTGGCTCGTGGTCATGCAACCACCTGATAACTACCCTCAAAGAGAAGAAATCATTCATCAGTACGTCGCCACTTTGGCCGTGGCTCTTGGGAGGTATAATTTCTCAATTTTTGTTACTATTATTTTCTGGTAAAAAAATAATCGTTAttgcttttttttgttttcatatAAATCTAGAAGTAGGTGTATAAATTGCCTATATGATTATTGGAATTATTTGAAGTTGGATTTAATTTGTCGcatattaatttcaaatatatacTACTATCATTTAAACCTCCATTATTTTCACACtatcaattactccctccgtccaccaaaaaaactcctacttgcccttaaatatttgtccacgaaataaactcctactctgctttttggacaattacaccctcccttgcttttaaaattactacacttttacctattgggcccactttactctaccattacttatgtaattagtctcccttaaacttattattattattattattattattattattattattattattattattattattattattattattattattgttattgttattgttattgttattgttattgttattattattattattgttattgttattattcttattcttgttattcttattcttgttattattattattattattattattattattatcattattattattatcattattattatccttattattgttattgttatggttattgttattgttattattattattattattattattattgttattgttattgttattgttattgttattgttattgttattgttattattattattattattattattgttattgttattattattattattattattattattattgtttttgttattgttattattcttattattattattattattattattattgttgttgttgttgttgttgttgttgttgttgttattattattattgttattgttattattgttattatcaaatagttagtgaaagattagtaaaagtaatcacaatacataaacactacccttttagtcttttacaccacttttacaTCACTTTTTtaagctttcttagtctccgtgccgaaccccaactgggagtttttttggtggacggagggagtatattttaagctatcgaaagtgtttttTCAAATTATGGACTATTGATTTTGTATCATTGTTTCATCTGTCCATATTTTCTAACTTACATGGCACAAAACATCGTCGTTTAGTTTTGTGCTTTACTAAATCAAAAAAATCCATGTTGGATTATACAAAAAGTAGggtgtttcttttttttcttttcttttcttttttaaaaaaaaaaatttctaaGGCACAAAAGTATGTTGTTCTTTACCatgcaaattaaaaaataataattttaggTACATGGTAGTATTCGGTGAACCACGTCAATTTTTGGAGCTGAAAATGGATGGAGGGTAAAATTGATTATCCATGATTTGAAAAAGTATTTTcgttaatttaaaatatgattGATAGTGCACAAATAGTTTGTGTTTTTgtgtttaaagtgatatttaccttTTTTCTGTATATTTTGAAGCTGGACTTGGTTTAGTGCAGCCACGGTTTAATCAAAGGGAAAAAAAGAAGTCATTCAGCTTATCAAACAATTCTACACTACTATTTTTCATTGTTTGTCTTAGATTTTTGTGAAATGAATTTGGTTCTGGTTTAATGTGTAGTTAAGGTGTTAAAAATGATGTAATATTAAGTGCAGTGAGAAGGCGGCAAAGGAATCTATATATTCGGTTTCTACAAAGTATTACTATGCATTCAGCTGCAAACTTGAAGAAAATGTGACTCACAAGATCACTTGTAAAATCTTGAACCActgcatttttattttctaagtttTGGTGTTTGTGTTGAAGAGAGCGTGGTTCTATTTTTTCGCGTAGTCTAATGACATCTTCTGCATCGTAGGCCTTCCCCGTGTGAAGTGGATTCTGCCGGATTCTTACTTGTGCGATGAAGAAGATGGCTATGGAGGTATTGTTATTTCGTGTGTTTGaactattttcttttctttgcttTCTGATTGAACTACATTCTTTGCAACTGAGATGAATAGATTTTCGAAAGTGAAAAGAAATTCTTAGCAAATTGTATATTGTTTGGGGTCACCTCTTGAAAATGTAGAAAATAAAGACGAACTTATGAGATGCAATGTTTCAAGAGTTtgtaagttgtcaaagtgtttggataaatgagcttataagctcaatagAGAAAATCCTAGTTGGAGAGAGAGATTGAAGAGTGATGAATTTGAAAGGTTATATGATGGAAATAACAATTTATAGtatagttatttttataaaataattgttgcttataagattatgaaaactAAGTTGGAgttgaagaacttatttttcgaggagcttatttttataacttattAGTTGTTTAAgtgcttattttgtcaaacacttttcaagagcttataagttgtttcaTAATGTTGAGGTCATATGCTCATCTCGTGCCAATACGCCTAAGGCATTTTTACAGTCTAGTTTCTTCCTGATATGCTATCTGAATgtaacttataagttgtttaagagcttCTTGTGCATGATGTGTTGTGATCACGGCAACTTTGGCATCTCGCGCGAATGATTTTTAACCAAAATTAAGACCTGTCTCGCTTCAGGGGAGCCGTTTATTGATGGAAAGGTTGTTCCTTACGAAGAAAAATACCACACTGACTGGCTGCGTGATGCTCATGTGGGGGAAGATATGGATAGACCTCGCTCAAGGAAAccccgaagaagaagaagaagaaccaaaGGGAATGAAGAGTAAAGACTACTTACTAAATGAAATTCACTAAAGATTTTCCTTTGATCTATTTGAGAGTTATCCAAACTTGAGCGATGATCACGAGCCGTTGATTGGACTTGAAGTTTTGCAGACGCCGCCATCTCCATGGTAGGAAAATTTGTTTTCTTCTTGGTTCCGTTTGAGGTGATCAACAATGGACATAATCTTGCTTTGTCAGAAGTGTGCACTGACAATCTCCCCCTAAGGTACCTGCTACCGTTGTGTATGGGATGTTTTTAGAAGGCGTGCAGACGAGCTTCTCGCCTCGTTGATGACAGTGGGCTCGTGGTCTTTGCACTGTGGGCGCCAAAAATCAAGGTGTTTCAGCAGATTGCTTTTTCTTCTCGTCATATTCTTGCTGCTGAAGAAGATATGCAAGTACCTTCTTAGTTGTGACGAGGAGAAATCTGCAGCATACTTTTGTGTGTTTTTTATGACATTGGCTTGTGATTACTCAAATCTGCCAATCTAATGATTGGAATGGAAGCGTCTTATTAATTGAGCTATGCTTTATTTTCTTACCAAGCCGCTGAGTTCTTGATGTGGATTGCACATACAactatcaaattttatttgttgtgaAGTATTAGTTGCTATAACATGTTCTAGTTGCTAAATTATGTTATCAATTGTCTAATTCTTGTtgtttagtactccctccgtcccattattgaagacacacttccaaataaggaaagaattaGGACTTAACAATCATTAATTAATCTATCACTAATTAGGGTATAAAAGTCtaataaaaccctaaatcctTTCTCCCTCTCTTGAATATTCTCACTCATCCTCTCCCTCTCGGCTCTCttggcgccgccgccgccctgaCCACGACGCCGCCGCTGCCCTGCCAACGGTATCCACCCTCATCGCGCGCTCTCTCCCTCATCATCGCCGCTGCCCTGCCGAGCCCTAGCccctccctctttctctctgaTTCTCCCTCAAACGGTCAAACCCCTTCTCTCATTTCCCTCACAGAACTCCGGCGAACATCGACCAGACCTCCGCAAGTGTCCCTTGTCTCGCCTTtgtctcaccctctctctctagGACATCGGTTTCGCTTCTGTCTTGCCCTTTCTCTCTCGGCGTCGGAAGAACAGCAGCAACGAGCCACCACTGGCGCCACGCCTTCACCACTGGTAGCGTGGCGTGAGATTTTGATTTCAGATCCAAAAATCGAGAGGTTTTTTATTTCAGATCCAAAAGCGACTCGATCCAAATCCGGGAGGTTTATGCATATTTTGATTTCAGATTTTTGTGTTTCAATCTCAGATTTTCGAGTTGATCTGTGTTTCGATTTTGATTTCAATTTTTCATATCGATTTTGATTTCAATTTGAGTATCGATTTCAGATTTGAGTTCAATTTGAGTTTCAGATTTCAATTTCAGAGTTTCAATTTCAGATTTCAGATTTGAGTTCTTTTTGGGTTCCATTTTAATTTCAACATTCAAGGCAACTGAATCCAGCTTTCATTTTAGAATCACCTTGAATTTGGATTCCAATTGTTGACagtaaaagaataaaaaaaacagcataatagtaaattaaaaaatatatatatttaattaattaaaaaatttgaattttattaatttaaatatttatatttccaaaatgtttttaaaataaaagtaaatacaaCTCCTAATCAATTCCTTAATCAAATACACTAATAGAGGTGGACCACAATACTTTAACACTTAAACTACCTTTCCTTAATCTCTGTgtccaaatgaagtgtgtcttcattattgggacggagggagtaccaaaTTTCTTGTAGTGTTAGTTGATTGTTgaagtactcccttcgtccaacCTATCTTGAGActgtttctattttgggtgttcTATCTATCTTGAGACCTTTTCTTATTTGGCAAAAGTTTTAccttttattcatcttttcactttttcatctatgCACAAaacacacatttcttaattctcgtgccaaaaaaaaaagtctcgttATA
This window harbors:
- the LOC131004140 gene encoding multiple organellar RNA editing factor 7, mitochondrial, producing the protein MLRKVLLAPPSNLTAAVNLLSFSRRSDSALHCSIRRFSSDSPTQTRVTELPRVDALVDGCDYKHWLVVMQPPDNYPQREEIIHQYVATLAVALGSEKAAKESIYSVSTKYYYAFSCKLEENVTHKITCLPRVKWILPDSYLCDEEDGYGGEPFIDGKVVPYEEKYHTDWLRDAHVGEDMDRPRSRKPRRRRRRTKGNEE